Proteins encoded in a region of the Raphanus sativus cultivar WK10039 chromosome 8, ASM80110v3, whole genome shotgun sequence genome:
- the LOC108820975 gene encoding putative F-box/kelch-repeat protein At5g24040 — protein sequence MSGWSELPPEIIHMISLRIDNPFDLIHFRSVCSWWRSCNIQTFRPIPSLRCPLPPDAGGCGDDCHILRSRVYLVTSLSHDPPRFWLFKLQEEENGELSLQSLLNRRTSSQRGVSYPSLSIDLLNSQVIELVQEHVACYTYWCDLFDGPGSSKCEQPIGFMRLDGENKEFMALGRLSFQGLGMYRSFEDRWTEIETTSGPFPDGIASFNGQFYVIDTAGVTKVVKPTLELSSFRRSRPCNKTRKRWFVKAEDKLLLVEMCTRNLEEYRRPHLLAEKGWFEVSELNEERNDWIQMEDVGGRVLFLDDHFSLSCLPDQIPGFKPNSIIFKGVLGYYGHQVFEFGEQGFILLGDVPEYSQLFPSPSWIISNV from the exons ATGTCAGGCTGGTCGGAGTTACCACCGGAGATCATCCACATGATCTCTCTGCGAATTGACAACCCTTTTGATCTGATCCATTTTAGATCCGTATGTTCATGGTGGAGATCATGTAATATTCAAACATTCCGACCAATTCCATCACTTAGATGTCCTCTTCCCCCAGATGCTGGTGGTTGCGGAGATGATTGCCATATCCTGAGGAGCCGTGTTTATCTTGTCACATCTCTTTCTCACGATCCTCCCCGATTCTG GCTGTTTAAGCTACAAGAAGAGGAGAATGGAGAACTGTCTCTGCAATCTTTGCTCAATAGAAGAACCTCCTCTCAACGGGGAGTTTCGTATCCAAGCCTGTCCATTGACTTGCTCAACTCTCAAGTCATTGAGCTAGTGCAAGAACATGTCGCTTGTTACACCTATTGGTGCGACCTATTTGATGGTCCTGGTAGTTCTAAATGTGAACAACCTATCGGATTTATGCGATTAGATGGAGAGAACAAGGAGTTCATGGCTTTGGGAAGGCTGTCTTTCCAAGGTCTTGGCATGTATAGGTCATTTGAGGATCGTTGGACCGAGATCGAGACAACATCTGGTCCTTTTCCAGATGGGATTGCGTCGTTTAACGGACAATTTTATGTCATTGATACTGCTGGAGTCACGAAAGTGGTCAAGCCAACTCTAGAGTTGAGTTCATTTCGTCGGTCAAGGCCTTGCAATAAGACAAGGAAACGTTGG TTTGTCAAGGCTGAGGACAAACTCCTACTAGTAGAGATGTGCACTCGTAACTTAGAAGAGTATCGGAGACCACATCTTCTAGCGGAAAAAGGATGGTTCGAAGTATCAGAGTTAAATGAGGAGAGAAACGATTGGATTCAAATGGAAGATGTTGGTGGTCGAGTCTTGTTCTTGGACGACCATTTCTCATTGTCTTGCTTGCCTGATCAGATCCCTGGTTTCAAACCAAACTCTATAATCTTCAAAGGAGTGCTTGGATACTATGGACATCAAGTGTTTGAATTTGGTGAGCAAGGCTTTATACTTCTTGGAGATGTCCCTGAGTATTCTCAGCTTTTCCCATCTCCCTCATGGATAATTTCCAATGTATAA
- the LOC108820974 gene encoding indole glucosinolate O-methyltransferase 4-like, with amino-acid sequence MTNHPQDPLTSYLNPGLTKQEEQVDQEMMSLQALKITNTLAFPMVFNAVLELGVLDTIASFGQGAWLSSSEIAFGLPTKPTNPEAPMLLDRMLRLLVSHSVLKCRIVETGEKDITGKINMVYAAEPVCTFFLNHGPESGTFKSLFMLFQSQVFFNTWTHLKDLIQEGKDTFNSAHGMRLFEYIGLDEQFACMFNRAMSESATMFMKKILETYKGFKDINTLVDIGGGLGTTLNLITSKYPQIKGINFDLDMVLAQAPLYPGVEHVSGDMFIEVPKGDAIFMKCILHDWADGDCVKILKNCWKSLPEKGKVIIVDIVTPIEPKRDDPFSNIVFSMDMLMLTQCSGGKERSFSQFEALASASGFLRCEIISLAYTLSVIEFHK; translated from the exons ATGACAAACCATCCTCAAGATCCCTTAACCAGTTACCTCAATCCTGGTCTAACCAAACAAGAAGAACAAGTTGACCAAGAAATGATGAGCTTGCAAGCGTTGAAGATCACAAACACATTGGCTTTCCCAATGGTCTTCAATGCTGTTTTAGAGCTAGGCGTCCTTGACACCATTGCTTCCTTCGGTCAAGGTGCGTGGCTGTCATCTTCAGAAATAGCGTTTGGTCTACCAACCAAGCCCACCAACCCCGAGGCGCCAATGTTGCTAGACCGGATGTTACGGTTACTCGTCAGCCACTCGGTCTTGAAGTGCCGTATAGTTGAAACCGGAGAAAAAGATATAACCGGAAAGATAAACATGGTATATGCAGCCGAACCGGTTTGCACGTTTTTCTTAAATCATGGTCCTGAGTCGGGTACTTTCAAGTCCCTATTCATGTTGTTCCAAAGCCAAGTCTTTTTCAACACTTG GACACATCTGAAAGATCTGATACAAGAAGGGAAAGATACGTTCAATTCTGCTCATGGCATGAGACTTTTTGAATACATCGGATTGGATGAACAATTCGCTTGTATGTTTAACCGTGCAATGTCAGAATCTGCTACCATGTTCATGAAGAAGATTTTAGAAACTTACAAAGGATTCAAAGATATTAACACTTTGGTGGATATTGGAGGAGGACTTGGCACCACACTGAATCTTATCACTTCGAAGTATCCTCAAATCAAGGGTATCAATTTCGACTTAGACATGGTTTTAGCTCAAGCTCCTCTTTATCCAG GTGTGGAGCATGTATCTGGAGATATGTTTATAGAAGTTCCAAAAGGAGATGCTATCTTTATGAaa TGTATATTACATGACTGGGCAGATGGAGATTGTGTGAAGATTCTGAAAAACTGTTGGAAGAGTCTTCCTGAAAAGGGAAAAGTAATAATAGTAGACATTGTTACACCAATAGAACCAAAACGTGATGACCCTTTCTCTAACATTGTTTTCAGCATGGATATGTTGATGCTAACACAATGTTCAGGTGGTAAAGAGAGGTCTTTCTCTCAGTTCGAAGCTTTAGCCTCTGCATCAGGTTTTCTACGCTGTGAAATaatttctcttgcttatacatTATCTGTTATCGAATTTCACAAATAG
- the LOC108822130 gene encoding B3 domain-containing protein REM17-like isoform X1, which produces MQFSSLQQTHISSSLFFPAFTRTWFSLLLSLCVLFNEYLLIVRDGFVCFFFLFFCMLQNIPVAFFSKHLQGRNGDKTAKLRSDASDRTWEVVIDGRRLTGGWKEFVTTHDLRAGDVLVFRHEGDLVFHVTALGPSCCEAEYTTLDDCDEHKDTVASRIKPMKKRAKNNPMKEDYSSSDHSCFVANVTVSSLHEDKLYVPVSFVRSNGLSNTYCNIDLLNEMGRSWKLNLVHNKKGSYLRHGWRTFCSANGINEGRYTFKLVLKSETPAIRLYHSEHRHENDTHSYLVGSITPSSLRNDALYLSRRFVNSNGLMKGRCCEMILKNANGGTWCLVLRRNETNETTVISGGWRSFCQTNGLKVRDPFRFKLVGTREQPVLQLCPAESTAREGM; this is translated from the exons ATGCAGTTCTCCAGTCTCCAACAAACCCACATTTCTTCAAGCCTCTTCTTCCCGGCTTTCACTCGCACATGGTTCTCTCTACTCTTGTCTCTCTGTGTCCTCTTCAATGAGTATTTGCTTATTGTAAGAGATGGTttcgtttgttttttttttcttttcttttgcatgTTGCAGAACATTCCTGTAGCCTTCTTCTCAAAGCATCTCCAAGGAAGAAACGGAGACAAGACTGCAAAACTGAGATCAGATGCTTCAGATAGGACTTGGGAAGTGGTAATCGACGGCCGGAGACTCACCGGAGGATGGAAAGAATTCGTCACAACTCATGATCTTCGTGCTGGAGATGTTCTTGTTTTCAGACACGAGGGAGATCTTGTGTTTCATGTCACTGCATTGGGACCTAGTTGCTGTGAGGCTGAATACACAACCCTTGATGACTGTGATGAACATAAAGACACCGTTG CTTCAAGAATCAAACCAATGAAGAAGAGAGCAAAGAATAACCCAATGAAAGAAGATTATTCTTCATCAGACCATTCTTGTTTTGTAGCCAATGTCACAGTCTCAAGCCTGCATGAAGATAAACTG TATGTTCCAGTTAGTTTTGTGAGGTCAAACGGTTTGAGCAATACCTACTGTAATATCGATCTTCTTAACGAAATGGGAAGGTCATGGAAGTTAAATTTGGTTCACAACAAAAAAGGGTCTTATCTTAGACATGGCTGGAGAACATTCTGCAGTGCCAATGGGATTAATGAAGGTCGCTATACATTCAAACTGGTCCTAAAATCAGAAACGCCTGCTATACGTTTGTACCATTCAGAACATAGACATGAGAACGATACACATTCATATCTAGTGGGATCTATCACGCCTTCAAGCCTACGTAACGATGCGCTG TATCTTTCAAGGCGGTTTGTGAACTCAAATGGTCTGATGAAGGGAAGATGTTGTGAGATGATTCTAAAGAATGCTAACGGTGGAACATGGTGTTTAGTTTTGAGACGCAACGAAACAAACGAGACAACTGTTATCTCAGGAGGATGGAGAAGTTTCTGCCAGACAAACGGTTTAAAAGTTAGAGATCCCTTCAGGTTTAAACTAGTTGGAACCAGAGAACAGCCTGTTCTTCAGTTGTGTCCTGCTGAATCAACCGCAAGAGAAGGGATGTAG
- the LOC108822130 gene encoding B3 domain-containing protein REM17-like isoform X2 translates to MWSLTMADAVLQSPTNPHFFKPLLPGFHSHMNIPVAFFSKHLQGRNGDKTAKLRSDASDRTWEVVIDGRRLTGGWKEFVTTHDLRAGDVLVFRHEGDLVFHVTALGPSCCEAEYTTLDDCDEHKDTVASRIKPMKKRAKNNPMKEDYSSSDHSCFVANVTVSSLHEDKLYVPVSFVRSNGLSNTYCNIDLLNEMGRSWKLNLVHNKKGSYLRHGWRTFCSANGINEGRYTFKLVLKSETPAIRLYHSEHRHENDTHSYLVGSITPSSLRNDALYLSRRFVNSNGLMKGRCCEMILKNANGGTWCLVLRRNETNETTVISGGWRSFCQTNGLKVRDPFRFKLVGTREQPVLQLCPAESTAREGM, encoded by the exons ATGTGGTCTTTGACAATGGCGGATGCAGTTCTCCAGTCTCCAACAAACCCACATTTCTTCAAGCCTCTTCTTCCCGGCTTTCACTCGCACATG AACATTCCTGTAGCCTTCTTCTCAAAGCATCTCCAAGGAAGAAACGGAGACAAGACTGCAAAACTGAGATCAGATGCTTCAGATAGGACTTGGGAAGTGGTAATCGACGGCCGGAGACTCACCGGAGGATGGAAAGAATTCGTCACAACTCATGATCTTCGTGCTGGAGATGTTCTTGTTTTCAGACACGAGGGAGATCTTGTGTTTCATGTCACTGCATTGGGACCTAGTTGCTGTGAGGCTGAATACACAACCCTTGATGACTGTGATGAACATAAAGACACCGTTG CTTCAAGAATCAAACCAATGAAGAAGAGAGCAAAGAATAACCCAATGAAAGAAGATTATTCTTCATCAGACCATTCTTGTTTTGTAGCCAATGTCACAGTCTCAAGCCTGCATGAAGATAAACTG TATGTTCCAGTTAGTTTTGTGAGGTCAAACGGTTTGAGCAATACCTACTGTAATATCGATCTTCTTAACGAAATGGGAAGGTCATGGAAGTTAAATTTGGTTCACAACAAAAAAGGGTCTTATCTTAGACATGGCTGGAGAACATTCTGCAGTGCCAATGGGATTAATGAAGGTCGCTATACATTCAAACTGGTCCTAAAATCAGAAACGCCTGCTATACGTTTGTACCATTCAGAACATAGACATGAGAACGATACACATTCATATCTAGTGGGATCTATCACGCCTTCAAGCCTACGTAACGATGCGCTG TATCTTTCAAGGCGGTTTGTGAACTCAAATGGTCTGATGAAGGGAAGATGTTGTGAGATGATTCTAAAGAATGCTAACGGTGGAACATGGTGTTTAGTTTTGAGACGCAACGAAACAAACGAGACAACTGTTATCTCAGGAGGATGGAGAAGTTTCTGCCAGACAAACGGTTTAAAAGTTAGAGATCCCTTCAGGTTTAAACTAGTTGGAACCAGAGAACAGCCTGTTCTTCAGTTGTGTCCTGCTGAATCAACCGCAAGAGAAGGGATGTAG
- the LOC108822124 gene encoding B3 domain-containing protein REM10-like isoform X1 — protein sequence MCNIYLEISIDNFGIITRSSLCFIGELNFTEDFFVFNFPIENNKVLLLFAFYYSFTLPRYPLTKTRKSEYTTNLFYKVMGNTSDPNLIFFFFKVQRILSSFLLLKLYEMVNQPLESPSNPHFFQPLLPGFDTHLVRTTLSVFSSVYVPLLDSVLVHFAFCGLQTIPVAFFSKYIERKNKQRTAKLRSDASDRTWEVKIEGMRLTGGWKDFTTAHDLRIGDVIIFKHEGDMVFNVTPLGPSCCEIQYTQSLIIKEEADSTDDDDEDDSENHQKIRNGLKPKTEPMSSFSFDYCFVSEVTTSNLKLDTLNLPVGATSSNALNKRCHEMILVNKEGQSWTVRLRFRESGGMYYIRQGWRRFCLDNGRKVGELFVFNLVGDGKTTPMLCVCPEEECSELMSKHLSRERGSRKTKKRSRWVASSSSRRNRFLTITLTRYNFKTSKLILPIAFTNTNGLSKYKEIILMDMHGVKRLTKLVQEGPRNGRRGLGRGWKLFCEANDVFGLGVSFVLELIWEDTVPVLKFCSKVKVETADV from the exons ATGTGTAACATTTACTTGGAAATTTCAATAGATAACTTTGGAATTATCACCAGAAGTTCTCTCTGTTTTATTGGTGAACTGAATTTTACTGAagacttttttgtttttaactttcCAATAGAAAACAACAAAGTTCTACTGCTTTTTGCTTTTTACTATTCATTCACGTTGCCTCGATATCCATTGACGAAGACAAGAAAGTCTGAATACACTACTAACCTTTTCTATAAAGTGATGGGAAACACCTCTGACccaaacttaattttttttttttttaaagttcaaagAATCCTCTCCAGTTTTCTTCTCTTAAAATTGTATGAGATGGTGAATCAACCACTTGAGTCTCCGAGCAATCCACATTTCTTCCAGCCACTCCTTCCTGGTTTTGACACTCACCTCGTACGTACaactctctctgttttctcctCTGTCTATGTCCCTCTTTTAGATTCAGTTCTGGTTCACTTTGCCTTTTGTGGTTTGCAGACAATACCTGTTGCCTTCTTCTCAAAATacatagaaagaaaaaacaagcaGAGAACAGCGAAACTAAGATCAGACGCTTCAGACAGAACATGGGAAGTTAAAATAGAAGGTATGAGACTCACGGGAGGCTGGAAAGACTTCACTACTGCACATGACCTTCGAATTGGCGACGTTATTATTTTCAAACACGAAGGAGACATGGTGTTCAACGTCACTCCTTTAGGTCCTAGCTGTTGTGAAATTCAGTATACACAATCTCTCATCATCAAGGAAGAAGCTGACAGcactgatgatgatgacgaagaTGACTCTGAGAATCACCAGAAGATTA GAAATGGTCTAAAACCCAAAACAGAGCCAATGTCTTCCTTCTCATTCGACTACTGTTTTGTATCAGAAGTCACTACTTCAAATCTAAAACTAGACACACTT AATCTTCCTGTGGGAGCTACGAGTTCAAATGCTTTAAACAAAAGATGCCACGAAATGATACTAGTGAACAAAGAGGGACAATCATGGACCGTGAGGTTGAGATTTAGAGAGTCAGGAGGAATGTATTACATCAGACAAGGCTGGAGAAGGTTCTGTCTTGATAACGGACGAAAAGTAGGAGAGTTATTTGTGTTCAATCTGGTCGGAGATGGGAAAACTACTCCAATGCTCTGTGTTTGTCCTGAAGAAGAGTGTTCTGAACTAATGAGCAAGCATTTGAGCAGAGAGAGAGGAAGTAGAAAGACAAAGAAGCGTTCTAGATGGGTAGCTTCATCATCCTCAAGAAGAAACCGATTCCTCACTATCACTCTCACACGCTACAACTTCAAAACTTCCAAACTT ATTCTTCCTATAGCCTTCACGAATACTAATGGGCTTAGCAAGTACAAGGAGATAATCTTGATGGACATGCATGGTGTGAAGCGGTTAACGAAGCTGGTGCAGGAGGGACCACGCAATGGAAGAAGAGGACTAGGAAGAGGATGGAAGCTTTTCTGTGAAGCTAATGATGTATTCGGGCTTGGTGTCTCTTTTGTGTTGGAGTTGATATGGGAAGACACAGTTCCTGTTCTCAAGTTTTGTTCCAAGGTCAAGGTTGAAACAGCTGATGTCTGA
- the LOC108831920 gene encoding transcription initiation factor TFIID subunit 10-like, translating into MNQGQQSGEAKHEDDDAALTEFLASLMDYTPTIPDDLVEHYLAKSGFQCPDVRLIRLVAVATQKFVADVASDALQHCKARPAPVVKDKKQQKDKRLILTMEDLSKALREYGVNFKHPEYFADSPSTGIDPATREE; encoded by the exons ATGAATCAGGGCCAACAATCTGGCGAGGCGaagcatgaagatgatgatgctGCTCTTACAGAGTTCCTTGCGTCACTGATGGATTACACTCCCACT attCCTGATGATTTAGTGGAGCACTACTTGGCTAAGAGTGGGTTTCAGTGCCCTGACGTACGATT GATAAGGCTAGTTGCTGTAGCTACACAAAAGTTTGTTGCAGATGTTGCCAGCGACGCCCTTCA gCACTGCAAGGCTAGACCAGCACCTGTTGTGAAAGACAAAAAACAGCAAAAG GATAAACGTTTAATATTGACAATGGAAGACCTTTCCAAAGCTTTGCGTGAG TATGGTGTGAACTTTAAGCATCCAGAATATTTTGCTGATAGCCCTTCCACCGGAATTGATCCTGCTACGAGGGAGGAGTAG
- the LOC108822124 gene encoding B3 domain-containing protein REM10-like isoform X2, with protein sequence MCNIYLEISIDNFGIITRSSLCFIGELNFTEDFFVFNFPIENNKVLLLFAFYYSFTLPRYPLTKTRKSEYTTNLFYKVMGNTSDPNLIFFFFKVQRILSSFLLLKLYEMVNQPLESPSNPHFFQPLLPGFDTHLTIPVAFFSKYIERKNKQRTAKLRSDASDRTWEVKIEGMRLTGGWKDFTTAHDLRIGDVIIFKHEGDMVFNVTPLGPSCCEIQYTQSLIIKEEADSTDDDDEDDSENHQKIRNGLKPKTEPMSSFSFDYCFVSEVTTSNLKLDTLNLPVGATSSNALNKRCHEMILVNKEGQSWTVRLRFRESGGMYYIRQGWRRFCLDNGRKVGELFVFNLVGDGKTTPMLCVCPEEECSELMSKHLSRERGSRKTKKRSRWVASSSSRRNRFLTITLTRYNFKTSKLILPIAFTNTNGLSKYKEIILMDMHGVKRLTKLVQEGPRNGRRGLGRGWKLFCEANDVFGLGVSFVLELIWEDTVPVLKFCSKVKVETADV encoded by the exons ATGTGTAACATTTACTTGGAAATTTCAATAGATAACTTTGGAATTATCACCAGAAGTTCTCTCTGTTTTATTGGTGAACTGAATTTTACTGAagacttttttgtttttaactttcCAATAGAAAACAACAAAGTTCTACTGCTTTTTGCTTTTTACTATTCATTCACGTTGCCTCGATATCCATTGACGAAGACAAGAAAGTCTGAATACACTACTAACCTTTTCTATAAAGTGATGGGAAACACCTCTGACccaaacttaattttttttttttttaaagttcaaagAATCCTCTCCAGTTTTCTTCTCTTAAAATTGTATGAGATGGTGAATCAACCACTTGAGTCTCCGAGCAATCCACATTTCTTCCAGCCACTCCTTCCTGGTTTTGACACTCACCTC ACAATACCTGTTGCCTTCTTCTCAAAATacatagaaagaaaaaacaagcaGAGAACAGCGAAACTAAGATCAGACGCTTCAGACAGAACATGGGAAGTTAAAATAGAAGGTATGAGACTCACGGGAGGCTGGAAAGACTTCACTACTGCACATGACCTTCGAATTGGCGACGTTATTATTTTCAAACACGAAGGAGACATGGTGTTCAACGTCACTCCTTTAGGTCCTAGCTGTTGTGAAATTCAGTATACACAATCTCTCATCATCAAGGAAGAAGCTGACAGcactgatgatgatgacgaagaTGACTCTGAGAATCACCAGAAGATTA GAAATGGTCTAAAACCCAAAACAGAGCCAATGTCTTCCTTCTCATTCGACTACTGTTTTGTATCAGAAGTCACTACTTCAAATCTAAAACTAGACACACTT AATCTTCCTGTGGGAGCTACGAGTTCAAATGCTTTAAACAAAAGATGCCACGAAATGATACTAGTGAACAAAGAGGGACAATCATGGACCGTGAGGTTGAGATTTAGAGAGTCAGGAGGAATGTATTACATCAGACAAGGCTGGAGAAGGTTCTGTCTTGATAACGGACGAAAAGTAGGAGAGTTATTTGTGTTCAATCTGGTCGGAGATGGGAAAACTACTCCAATGCTCTGTGTTTGTCCTGAAGAAGAGTGTTCTGAACTAATGAGCAAGCATTTGAGCAGAGAGAGAGGAAGTAGAAAGACAAAGAAGCGTTCTAGATGGGTAGCTTCATCATCCTCAAGAAGAAACCGATTCCTCACTATCACTCTCACACGCTACAACTTCAAAACTTCCAAACTT ATTCTTCCTATAGCCTTCACGAATACTAATGGGCTTAGCAAGTACAAGGAGATAATCTTGATGGACATGCATGGTGTGAAGCGGTTAACGAAGCTGGTGCAGGAGGGACCACGCAATGGAAGAAGAGGACTAGGAAGAGGATGGAAGCTTTTCTGTGAAGCTAATGATGTATTCGGGCTTGGTGTCTCTTTTGTGTTGGAGTTGATATGGGAAGACACAGTTCCTGTTCTCAAGTTTTGTTCCAAGGTCAAGGTTGAAACAGCTGATGTCTGA